From Lactobacillus sp. PV012:
TACTCTATCAGAAGTCAGAGTGAAGGCAGATATTAATGCAGATGATCGTGTACCAAATAATTTGATAAAAAAATGTCCAAAGTGTGGTGAAGAGGTATTTGCAGATAGATTAACTCAATATCAAACCTGCTTAAATTGCGGCTATGGCTTTAGAATTACAGCTAAATCAAGGCTACAGTGGTTAGTTGATGAAGCTAAAGAATGGAACTCGGAACTCCAAGCTACAGATCCATTAAACTTTCCTAGTTACCAACAAAAAATAGCTAAAGCTGAACAAACTAGCAAATTAAAAGAAGCAGTTTGGACAGGGCAAGGAAAAATTAAAGATGAAATCTTTGCCTTAGGCATTATGGATCCGAGTTTTATTATGGGCTCATTAGGACAAATGACCGGAGAAAAGTTAGCGCAACTTTTTGAAAAAGCTACGGATAAAAAATTGCCAGTTGTTTTATTTACAGCTTCTGGTGGTGCTCGTATGCAAGAAGGAATATTTTCACTAATGCAAATGGCGAAGGTATCTAATGCAGTCGCAAAGCATTCAGAAGCAGGATTACTTTATATTGTGGTTTTGACTGATCCAACTACTGGTGGGGTAACAGCAAGCTTTGCCAGTCAAGGCGACATTATTTTAGCGGAACCTCATGCAATGGTAGGTTTTGCAGGAAGACGAGTAATTGAACAAACTATTCATCAAAAAATTGCTCCTGATTTACAAGATGCAGAAAATGTACTGCGATATGGGTTTATTGATCACATTGTAAAGCGGGAAGATGAAAAAGAAGTTATTTCATGGCTGTTGAAAGTAGGTGGTCGAAATGAATAAAACGGCAATGGACATTGTATTAGCCGCACGTAGTGAAAAGCATATTCCTGGTCATGAAATACGTAAGCGACTTTTTCCAGATTTTTTCGAACTTCATGGCGATCGCTTAAATCAAGATGATCCAGCAATAGTTGGGGGAATCACTAGTTTCCATGACCGACCAGTAACAGTTATTACTACGAGTCGGGGGCATGATTTACAAGAAAGAATGGCTAAGCACTTTGGTCAACCACAACCAGGTGGTTATCGAAAAGTTTTACGTTTAATAAAAAATGCAGCAAAATTTAAACGACCAGTTTTTTTATTTGTGGATACTGCAGGAGCTTATCCTGGAAAAAGTGCTGAAGAAAATGGACAAGGGCAAGCAATTGCGCAGAATCTGCTTGAAATCGGGCGTGTTAGGACTCCAATTATTACGATTATGTATGGTGAAGGTGGCTCAGGAGGAGCATTAGCATTAGCTTGTGGCGATGAAGTCTGGATGTTGGAAAATAGTATATATTCTGTTTTATCGCCAGAGGGTTTTGCTTCTATTCTTTGGAAAGATGCTCAAAAAGTTACCCAAGCAGCTGAAAAGATGAAATTAACTCCCAAAGATTTATTGAAATTCAAAGTAATTGAAGGAATCATTGAAGAACCAGATGATCATCAAATAGTTTGCGAGAAGATCGATCAAGTTTTAAAAACTGAACTAAAGAAATTGGACCAATTATCTTTGGATGAATTAGTGCAAAAACGTTATGAAAGATTTAGAAAGTATTAAAAATGAGTGGAATTTTAGAAGGTAAAAAAATTTTAGTAATGGGTGTAGCCAACAGTCGCTCCATTGCTTGGGGATGTGCTCAGGCAATGGAAGAGCAGGGGGCAGAAATAATCTACACTTATCAAAATGAACGATTAAAAAAGTATATTTCTAAGCTTGTACCTGATGAAAAATATCTCTTTGAGTGTGATGTTACAAGTGATACAAGTATCACAGAAGCCTTTGACAAAATAAAAAATAACTTTGGAAAAATTAATGGTATTGTCCATGCGATTGCTTTTGCTAAGAAAGAAGAGTTAGGTGGTTCAATTCTTAATTCAACTCGTCAAGGTTACGCTCAGGCCTTAGATGTTTCCTCATATTCTTTCTTGGCAGTGGCCAAAGAAGGAGTTAAGATTTTAAATGATCCTGCTAGCCTAATAACTTTGACTTATATGGGAAGTGACCGTGCCCTTCCAAATTACAATACTATGGGAATAGCTAAGGCTGCCCTTGAATCAGAGGTACGCTATCTTGCGAGAGATTTAGGAAAAGATGGTATTCGCGTAAATGCAATTTCAGCAGGAGCCATCAAAACATTAGCTGTTTCTGGAATTAAGGGTCATTCAGAATTACTTAAAATTTCTCAAAGTGAAACAGTAGATGGAGTGAATGTAACTAAAGAAGAAGTAGGTAATACTTGTGCATTTTTGATGAGCAATTTGGCTTCGGGGATAACTGGAGACATTATTTTTGTTGATAAGGGCGTTCATTTACGATAAGTTATGAAATTTTTCCAATATGATAAAGTAACTTCAACACAAGATTTAGCCAAAGAATACTTAAAGGATAATTTGGAAGCTGCAGCTTTTATTGCTAGTAGTCAAACTAGTGGATATGGCAAGCAAGGGCGTCCTTTTTATTCACCTAAGGATACGGGTATTTATTATAGTGTTGCTGTTCCAAACTTCAAAATAAATAAGGCAAAAATAGGCTTATTAACACCTTACATTGCGATTAAACTTGTTGAAGTTTTGAAAAAATATTTTCCTAAAAAAACTTTCTTTTTAAAGTGGGTAAATGATATTTATTTTAATAATAAAAAAATAGGCGGCATCTTAACAGAAAACCTAAATAATGGGCTCATAATTGGAGTGGGAATAAATGTTAATACAGCTAATTTTCCGGTTAGTTTGAGGGAGTTAGTAGGAAGTATTAGCAAGGAAGATTATAAAAAAAAGTGTTTGAGGCAAGATTTAGTTAAAGCAACTATCAAGGCCACTAGTGAATATGACCAGCGAGATTTTATGCCTCTGTATCGCAAATTGTCTAATGTA
This genomic window contains:
- a CDS encoding biotin--[acetyl-CoA-carboxylase] ligase → MKFFQYDKVTSTQDLAKEYLKDNLEAAAFIASSQTSGYGKQGRPFYSPKDTGIYYSVAVPNFKINKAKIGLLTPYIAIKLVEVLKKYFPKKTFFLKWVNDIYFNNKKIGGILTENLNNGLIIGVGINVNTANFPVSLRELVGSISKEDYKKKCLRQDLVKATIKATSEYDQRDFMPLYRKLSNVVGRKVVFKNGKNTIQALVQDIDDNGNLVVKTQSEVKVFTSGEITKIKIKQEK
- the accA gene encoding carboxyltransferase subunit alpha; this encodes MNKTAMDIVLAARSEKHIPGHEIRKRLFPDFFELHGDRLNQDDPAIVGGITSFHDRPVTVITTSRGHDLQERMAKHFGQPQPGGYRKVLRLIKNAAKFKRPVFLFVDTAGAYPGKSAEENGQGQAIAQNLLEIGRVRTPIITIMYGEGGSGGALALACGDEVWMLENSIYSVLSPEGFASILWKDAQKVTQAAEKMKLTPKDLLKFKVIEGIIEEPDDHQIVCEKIDQVLKTELKKLDQLSLDELVQKRYERFRKY
- a CDS encoding acetyl-CoA carboxylase carboxyltransferase subunit beta; the encoded protein is MKLFPHKNTLSEVRVKADINADDRVPNNLIKKCPKCGEEVFADRLTQYQTCLNCGYGFRITAKSRLQWLVDEAKEWNSELQATDPLNFPSYQQKIAKAEQTSKLKEAVWTGQGKIKDEIFALGIMDPSFIMGSLGQMTGEKLAQLFEKATDKKLPVVLFTASGGARMQEGIFSLMQMAKVSNAVAKHSEAGLLYIVVLTDPTTGGVTASFASQGDIILAEPHAMVGFAGRRVIEQTIHQKIAPDLQDAENVLRYGFIDHIVKREDEKEVISWLLKVGGRNE
- the fabI gene encoding enoyl-ACP reductase FabI, encoding MSGILEGKKILVMGVANSRSIAWGCAQAMEEQGAEIIYTYQNERLKKYISKLVPDEKYLFECDVTSDTSITEAFDKIKNNFGKINGIVHAIAFAKKEELGGSILNSTRQGYAQALDVSSYSFLAVAKEGVKILNDPASLITLTYMGSDRALPNYNTMGIAKAALESEVRYLARDLGKDGIRVNAISAGAIKTLAVSGIKGHSELLKISQSETVDGVNVTKEEVGNTCAFLMSNLASGITGDIIFVDKGVHLR